One genomic region from Sparus aurata chromosome 15, fSpaAur1.1, whole genome shotgun sequence encodes:
- the pcca gene encoding propionyl-CoA carboxylase alpha chain, mitochondrial gives MAAHRLSPSLHRLLFAGKYAAFQSRCCTLHCKTQYSTIYNPDEKTFDKILIANRGEIACRVIKTCQKMGIKSVAVHSDVDASAVHVKMADEAVCVGPAPTSKSYLNMDAIMDAIRSTGAQAVHPGYGFLSENKEFAKRLAAEGVTFIGPDTHAIMAMGDKIESKLIAKAAKVNTIPGFDGVVETADDAVKIAQQIGYPVMIKASAGGGGKGMRIAWNDEETREGFRFSSQEAASSFGDDRLLIEKYIDNPRHIEIQVLADKHGNALWLNERECSIQRRNQKVVEEAPSTFLDSVTRRAMGEQAVQLAKAVQYSSAGTVEFLVDSKKNFYFLEMNTRLQVEHPITECITGLDLVEQMIRVAKGYKLLHKQEDIPINGWAIESRVYAEDPYKSFGLPSIGRLSQYQEPLNLSNVRVDSGIQEGSDISIYYDPMISKLVTYGATRAEALSKMEDALDNYVIRGVTHNIPLLREIITHPRFISGDISTNFLPEVYPDGFKGHQLEVGNRRELLASAAALYITAQLRSQKVLGNLRVSSTPVECTHWELCAELGEGLYSMEVTKSGNVYIVEVDGGKVEVSGQWNLASTLLPLTINGTDRMLQCLSRDASGQIVLQYLGTSFKVRVLSKLAAELNSYMPEKVAEDTSSILRSPMPGSVVAVSVKPGDTVAEGQEICVIEAMKMQNSLTAAKQAKVKKVHCKPGETVGEGDLLVELE, from the exons ATGGCGGCGCACAGACTCTCTCCATCACTGCACAGGCTACTGTTCGCTGGAAAG TATGCCGCATTCCAGTCAAGATGCTGTACGCTGCACTGCAAAACTCAATATTCCACCATTTACAATCCTGATGAAAAG ACCTTTGATAAGATCCTTATCGCAAACAGAGGAGAGATTGCTTGCAGG GTGATCAAGACTTGTCAGAAAATGGGCATCAAGTCTGTAGCTGTCCACAGTGACGTCGACGCCAGTGCT GTTCACGTAAAGATGGCAGATGAAGCGGTGTGTGTCGGCCCCGCCCCCACCAGTAAGAGCTACCTGAACATGGACGCCATCATGGATGCCATCAGATCCACCGGAGCTCAAGCT GTTCATCCTGGTTATGGGTTTCTgtctgaaaacaaagagtttgcaAAGCGCCTG GCAGCAGAGGGCGTGACATTCATCGGCCCAGACACCCATGCTATCATGGCAATGGGGGATAAAATCGAGAGCAAGCTGATTGCTAAGGCTGCTAAGGTCAACACTATCCCGGGATTTGATGGAGTGGTCGAG ACTGCTGACGACGCTGTGAAGATTGCACAACAAATTG GCTACCCAGTGATGATCAAAGcatctgcaggaggaggagggaaaggaaTGAGGATTGCTTGGAATGACGAGGAGACGAG GGAAGGTTTCCGGTTCTCATCCCAGGAAGCGGCGTCCAGTTTCGGAGACGACAGGCTGCTCATTGAGAAGTACATAGACAATCCCAGACACATAGAGATACAG GTGCTGGCTGATAAACATGGCAACGCTCTGTGGCTGAATGAGAGGGAGTGCTCCATCCAGAGGAGGAACCAGAAGGTTGTGGAAGAGGCTCCTAG TACTTTCCTCGACTCAGTGACACGGCGGGCGATGGGTGAGCAGGCCGTGCAGCTGGCCAAGGCCGTCCAGTACTCGTCTGCAGGCACAGTGGAGTTCCTTGTGGATTCTAAGAAGAACTTCTACTTCCTTGAGATGAACACACGTCTACAG GTGGAACACCCAATCACAGAGTGTATTACTGGCCTGGACCTGGTGGAGCAGATGATCAGGGTTGCGAAGGGTTACAAACTGCTGCACAAACAAGAAGATATCCCAATAAATGGCTGGGCCATTGAGAGCCGAGTCTACGCTGAG GATCCTTACAAGTCTTTTGGACTTCCCTCCATTGGACGGCTGTCTCAATACCAAGAGCCTCTCAACCTCAGcaat GTCCGTGTAGACAGCGGCATCCAGGAGGGAAGTGACATCAGCATTTACTATGACCCAATGATCTCTAAG TTGGTTACCTATGGAGCTACACGTGCTGAAGCCCTGTCCAAGATGGAGGACGCTCTGGATAATTATGTTATCAGAG GTGTGACCCACAACATCCCCCTCCTGAGGGAAATCATCACCCACCCACGCTTTATTTCTGGCGATATCAGCACCAACTTCCTGCCAGAGGTTTACCCCGACGGCTTCAAGGGGCACCAGCTGGAAGTGGGAAACCGCAGAGAGCTGTTGGCCTCGGCAGCCGCACTCTACATCACTGCTCAGCTGCGTTCACAGAAGGTCCTGGGCAACCTGAG GGTGTCCTCCACCCCTGTAGAATGtacacactgggagctgtgtgcAGAGCTTGGCGAAGGATTGTATTCCATGGAGGTTACCAAATCAGGAAATGTTTATATT GTGGAGGTGGATGGAGGTAAGGTGGAAGTCAGTGGACAGTGGAACTTGGCCTCCACACTGCTGCCACTTACCATCAATGGCACAGACAGGATGctacag tgtCTGTCCAGAGATGCTTCAGGACAGATTGTTCTGCAGTACCTGGGCACATCA TTTAAGGTTCGCGTTCTGTCCAAGTTGGCAGCAGAGTTGAACTCCTACATGCCAGAGAAAGTTGCAGAAGACACCAGCAGCATCTTGCGGTCACCGATGCCAGGCTCAGTTGTGGCTGTGTCCGTCAAGCCTGGAGATACG gTTGCGGAGGGTCAGGAGATCTGTGTAATTGAAGCTATGAAGATGCAAAACAGTTTGACTGCTGCCAAGCAAGCAAAG GTTAAGAAAGTCCACTGTAAACCAGGGGAGACGGTGGGAGAAGGagacctgctggtggagctggaaTAA